The DNA sequence GGTGGCAGTGCATAACGGTCAAGAATCCGTTCGTAAAATGCCGGTAGGTCTTCTCGTCAAATGAAAATTCGACATGTAACGCCATTAAATGGGCTCCTTTCATTCGAACTAAGGGTTCGGGATAGAACCTTTATATGGTTTGGTCCGCACGGGGTTCATCGGTTTTTGAAATGGATTTCCATGTCGGGTATTCTTTTCTTCATGCGTAGCCGGATCATTCCCAATCTTTGTGAGTCGCGCGCCACCAGAACGAGAAACACGTCTCCGACGGGTGCGCAGACGATGGCGGCGCCTGCGGATTCAAGCATCAGGTGTTGGAACGCGGATATGGCCAGTTCGATCCCCATCCTTTCGGCCCCCTGCAAAACCATGGCGACCGAAACGCCGACCTTTGTCCTGTCGATGTCGCCGGAGCTTACGGAAGACTCTAAGACGGAACCGTCCTTTTCGACCAACATGACGGCCTCAACGCCGGAAATCTCCAGAAATTCCCCAAGGGCCTTGGAAAACGGATCCGTAGTCTCAACGATCCGGATTTCCTCTTCCGCTTGTTCCTGTCTACGCTTTCCTTCGGATTCCCTCTCGATGCGCTCCAACGAATAGAACGTTTCAGAATCTTCAAAGGCCGAGTCCGGTTTCTGATCTCGATCCGTAACAGCCGGAGCTGTTTCCACGGCAACGACCGGTTTTTGCCGAAAAGACGATTTCTCGTCCCTGTGCTTCATGGCCGCCATGATCAAGCTCATCAGCCCGGATTCGATTCTTTTTCGGATCTTCTTTTTGGGGAGGTTCTTGAACAGGATCTCGGCCCTTTCCCACCCGATGATTTCAATGGCCGCTTCTTTGCCCGTCAAGGCTCCCCACATCGCGTCCCATAGCTCTCCCTTGTTAAAATACAAGTAGCCCGGTTTGGATATCTCCGTTCTGGCTTCCACGAGGCAGGTCTTTTGATCCGAATCCACCATTTGGATGAAACTGGCAATGGATACCCCGCTGATGGAGCCTTTGCCGTGCTCTTGCTGCAGGCTATACAGAATGGCGTCTTCCAATTCTTTGAATTGGAGCGGTTTCTTTATGAAAGGAAAACTCCCGAGGCGCTGCAGTTTTTCTTTTGTTTCGGGGGTTTCGTATGTGCTGACCACGATAACGGGTGTGGAGGGAAAATGATCGTTGAGGTAGGCCAAAAGTTCAAAACCATCCATTTCAGGCATCATGAGATCGGTGACCACCAGGTCCACCGGTTCGTTTTCAATGATTCGGATGGCTTGCTTTCCGTTTTTGGCCGGGAAAAGCCCAAGATCGCACGAAGAGGCCTCAAAATAGTCTTCGAGCGCTTTCAAAAAAAGGTCGTCGCCATCAACGATGAGAATACCAGGCATCGGCGCGTTCCGGTAAGACGGCTGGAGGTTCTTCCTGAATTTCTTCCCCGGCTCCGCTTCGACTCGGATGGACGCGGACGAAGGGTTCGAGGATCGTAATCGATTGAAAAGAGCCGGCCGGGTGGCTTCTCTGCCCGAAACATGCAGGTCCCGCTCCATGTCAGCCCCCTTGTCCGCTCACCGAGATTACGATGCGTACGTTTCCCGTGCGGCCGCGACCGTCGAAGGCGGATTTTTACATCCGTGGCTTTCCGCTCCTGCTTCGGGACGGAATTCAGTTTTCCGTGGAGAACGAATCCCGACTTGATGACTTGAATACTTGTTAAGTGTATGTCTGTTGCAATACTTTGTCAACAATATATTTTTCCACCTAAAATACCAACCCGCTCTCATTGTGATCGGATTCGGTGGGTCGAGCGGATGGGGATGGAACCCGCGACCTCGTGAATACCATTCACATGATCATCAAGACCCTGCACTCGGATTCTCCGGGTCCGAATCCCACCGGGTAGGGTTACAGATGATGTATTCCCGGATACGGTTCAGTTCCTCATCATTGCGAATGATGTGTTTGTAATAATTTCGTAGTCCTATCTTCGCGCCGGGGGTGTTGCGTCATTCATTGATCTGTTTGGTGGTGGCGGATTTAAATCCGCGTAGGATCGCGCCAATGGTCTGCGAGGGTGACCGGGGTTCCGTAGGGGCGTATTGCAATACGCCCCTACCACGTTCCGAAATGATCACGATACCGTGTATATGGGTCGGCATTACCACGAATTCATCCAACGCCACATTGGGTCGCAATTCCGGTGTATTTAACCATAGGTTCTTAACAGTCCGACCTGAATCATCCAAAACCATTTGTCCGTTCACCACATGTCGGAACAGACATTCCCGATTCCGGGCGCACATGGTCACTAAATACACCCCGGCCTGCGAATAATCGTATCCCCGCAATCGGATGGACCGGCGGTTATGCTGCGTCGATTTCCGTTGCGAGGGCTGTTCTTGCCGAGCTGGGGCTCGGCGTTCCCAGGAGAGCGGTGGGAGCAGA is a window from the Deltaproteobacteria bacterium genome containing:
- a CDS encoding response regulator, translating into MERDLHVSGREATRPALFNRLRSSNPSSASIRVEAEPGKKFRKNLQPSYRNAPMPGILIVDGDDLFLKALEDYFEASSCDLGLFPAKNGKQAIRIIENEPVDLVVTDLMMPEMDGFELLAYLNDHFPSTPVIVVSTYETPETKEKLQRLGSFPFIKKPLQFKELEDAILYSLQQEHGKGSISGVSIASFIQMVDSDQKTCLVEARTEISKPGYLYFNKGELWDAMWGALTGKEAAIEIIGWERAEILFKNLPKKKIRKRIESGLMSLIMAAMKHRDEKSSFRQKPVVAVETAPAVTDRDQKPDSAFEDSETFYSLERIERESEGKRRQEQAEEEIRIVETTDPFSKALGEFLEISGVEAVMLVEKDGSVLESSVSSGDIDRTKVGVSVAMVLQGAERMGIELAISAFQHLMLESAGAAIVCAPVGDVFLVLVARDSQRLGMIRLRMKKRIPDMEIHFKNR